Proteins encoded in a region of the Burkholderia ubonensis subsp. mesacidophila genome:
- a CDS encoding NupC/NupG family nucleoside CNT transporter, which translates to MDILRSLSGMLFLLLIAYLLSNNRRAVRGRTMIAALLTQLAIGALVLFVPVGRAALATAANGVNRVLDMGNHGIAFVFGGLVDNRMFQLFGDGGFVFGLRVLPMIIFVTALIAVLYYLGVMKWIVAILGAALAKLLGVSRIEACSAVATIFLGQSEMPALVKPFVKQMTSAEIFTVMASGMASIAGSVLVGYAGLGVKMEYLLAASFMAVPGGLLFGKLLFPTVEPSRIVVEGLDFDDKRAANVIEAAASGASVGLRIAINVGAMLIAFVGLIALMNLIVSGAAALAGFPHVTLPGLLGRVFAPLAWMIGVPWHDAVLAGNFIGEKLIFNEFVAYGDLSPYLKSGAAALDPKTIAIVSFALCGFANFSSIAILAGGFSAVAPERRSEVARHGLRALTAATLSNLMSAAIAGLFFSLH; encoded by the coding sequence TCTGTCGGGCATGCTGTTCCTGCTGTTGATCGCTTATCTGCTGTCGAACAACCGGCGCGCGGTGCGCGGCCGCACGATGATCGCAGCACTCCTCACGCAGCTCGCGATCGGCGCGCTCGTGCTGTTCGTGCCGGTGGGCCGCGCGGCGCTCGCGACGGCCGCGAACGGCGTCAACCGCGTGCTCGACATGGGCAACCACGGCATCGCGTTCGTGTTCGGCGGGCTGGTCGACAACCGGATGTTCCAGCTGTTCGGCGACGGCGGCTTCGTGTTCGGGCTGCGCGTGCTGCCGATGATCATTTTCGTCACCGCGCTGATCGCGGTGCTGTACTACCTCGGCGTGATGAAATGGATCGTCGCGATCCTTGGAGCTGCGCTGGCGAAGCTGCTCGGCGTGAGCCGGATCGAAGCGTGCTCGGCCGTCGCGACGATCTTTCTCGGGCAGAGCGAGATGCCGGCGCTCGTGAAGCCGTTCGTGAAGCAGATGACGAGCGCGGAGATCTTCACGGTGATGGCAAGCGGCATGGCGTCGATTGCGGGCTCCGTGCTGGTCGGCTATGCTGGCCTCGGCGTAAAAATGGAGTACCTGCTCGCCGCGTCGTTCATGGCCGTGCCGGGCGGGCTGCTGTTCGGCAAGCTGCTGTTCCCGACCGTCGAGCCGAGCCGCATCGTCGTCGAGGGGCTCGACTTCGATGACAAGCGCGCCGCCAACGTGATCGAGGCGGCCGCGTCCGGCGCGTCCGTGGGCTTGCGGATCGCGATCAACGTCGGCGCGATGCTGATCGCGTTCGTCGGGCTGATCGCGCTGATGAACCTGATCGTGAGCGGCGCGGCGGCGCTGGCCGGCTTTCCGCACGTCACGCTGCCGGGCCTGCTCGGCCGCGTGTTCGCGCCGCTCGCGTGGATGATCGGCGTGCCGTGGCATGATGCGGTGCTGGCCGGCAACTTCATCGGCGAGAAGCTGATCTTCAACGAGTTCGTCGCGTACGGCGACCTGTCGCCGTACCTGAAGAGCGGCGCGGCGGCGCTCGATCCGAAGACGATCGCGATCGTGTCGTTCGCGCTGTGCGGCTTCGCGAACTTCTCGTCGATCGCGATCCTCGCGGGCGGCTTCAGCGCGGTCGCGCCGGAACGCCGCTCGGAGGTGGCCCGGCACGGCCTGCGCGCGCTGACGGCCGCGACGCTGTCGAACCTGATGAGCGCCGCGATCGCCGGCCTGTTCTTTTCCCTGCATTGA
- the deoC gene encoding deoxyribose-phosphate aldolase, with protein MKASPTDPVSRNLLAEAALKALHLVDLTSLNDDDTDARIDALAASADTPVGTPAALCVYPRFVATARAALAARGLALPIATVTNFPSGDLPPDAAARETADAAALGADEIDVVFPYRALLAGDAQIGRELVAQCRAAAAGKCLKVIIESGELREPALIRQASEIAIEAGADFIKTSTGKVPVNATLDAAAIMLGTIRESGRAVGFKAAGGVRTADEAAAYLTLAEQVFGPGWATPATFRFGASSLLANLLAVLGHGAGAVRPSSY; from the coding sequence ATGAAGGCTTCCCCCACCGACCCTGTGTCACGCAACCTGCTGGCCGAGGCGGCGCTCAAGGCGCTGCATCTCGTCGATCTGACGTCGCTGAACGACGACGACACCGACGCCCGGATCGACGCGCTGGCCGCATCGGCCGACACGCCGGTCGGCACGCCCGCGGCGCTGTGCGTGTATCCGCGCTTCGTTGCAACCGCACGCGCCGCGCTGGCGGCGCGCGGCCTCGCGCTGCCGATCGCCACCGTGACGAACTTCCCGTCCGGCGACCTGCCGCCCGACGCGGCGGCGCGCGAAACCGCCGACGCCGCCGCGCTCGGCGCGGACGAGATCGACGTCGTGTTTCCGTATCGCGCGCTGCTCGCGGGCGATGCGCAAATCGGCCGCGAGCTGGTCGCGCAATGCCGCGCGGCCGCGGCCGGCAAGTGCCTGAAGGTGATCATCGAATCGGGCGAGCTGCGCGAGCCGGCGCTGATCCGGCAGGCGAGCGAGATCGCGATCGAGGCCGGCGCGGATTTCATCAAGACGTCGACGGGGAAGGTGCCCGTCAACGCGACGCTCGACGCGGCCGCGATCATGCTCGGCACGATCCGCGAGTCGGGGCGCGCGGTGGGCTTCAAGGCGGCGGGAGGCGTGCGCACAGCCGATGAGGCGGCCGCCTATCTCACGCTCGCCGAACAGGTGTTCGGGCCGGGCTGGGCGACGCCCGCGACGTTCCGCTTCGGCGCGTCGAGCCTGCTCGCGAATCTGCTTGCCGTGCTCGGCCATGGCGCCGGCGCGGTCCGGCCATCTTCCTATTGA
- the deoA gene encoding thymidine phosphorylase, whose product MFLPQEFIRKKRDRQPLGREDIAAFVRGVTDGSVTEGQVAAFAMAVYFNDLSVDERVALTLAQRDSGEVLDWRGLDLGGPVIDKHSTGGVGDVVSLMLGPMVAACGGFVPMISGRGLGHTGGTLDKLSAIPGYDVTPDTQAFRRTVRDVGVAIIGQTAQLAPADKRIYATRDITATVESVAMITASILSKKLAAGLDGLVMDVKVGSGAFMPTVEKSVELARSIVDVGNGAGMKTTAILTDMNQSLAPCAGNAIEVACAIDYLTGKSRPARLHEVTMALSAQLLVTGGLAGDAARAHAMLQQALDSGAAAERFAKMIAMLGGPADLIDAPARHLARAAVTVPVPARTSGVVQRVDCRALGLVVVALGGGRTRAEDAIDYGVGLSALAELGQRVAAGEPLGFVHARDADAAARAVAEVQRIYTVGDASEAPPPTIHQWVD is encoded by the coding sequence ATGTTTTTGCCGCAGGAATTCATTCGCAAGAAGCGCGACCGCCAGCCGCTCGGCCGCGAGGACATTGCCGCGTTCGTGCGCGGCGTGACCGACGGGAGCGTCACCGAAGGCCAGGTCGCGGCCTTTGCGATGGCCGTGTATTTCAACGACCTGAGCGTCGACGAGCGCGTCGCGCTGACGCTCGCGCAGCGCGATTCGGGCGAGGTGCTCGACTGGCGCGGGCTCGACCTGGGCGGGCCCGTGATCGACAAGCATTCGACGGGCGGCGTCGGCGACGTCGTGTCGCTGATGCTCGGCCCGATGGTCGCCGCGTGCGGCGGCTTCGTGCCGATGATTTCCGGGCGCGGGCTCGGCCATACCGGCGGCACGCTCGACAAGCTGAGCGCGATTCCCGGCTACGACGTCACGCCGGACACGCAGGCGTTTCGCCGCACGGTGCGCGACGTCGGCGTCGCGATCATCGGCCAGACTGCGCAGCTCGCGCCGGCGGACAAGCGGATCTACGCGACGCGCGACATCACGGCGACCGTCGAGTCGGTCGCGATGATCACCGCGTCGATCCTGTCGAAGAAGCTCGCGGCGGGGCTCGACGGCCTCGTGATGGACGTGAAGGTCGGCTCCGGCGCGTTCATGCCGACCGTCGAGAAATCGGTCGAGCTGGCGCGCAGCATCGTCGACGTCGGCAACGGCGCGGGGATGAAGACGACCGCGATCCTCACCGACATGAACCAGTCGCTCGCGCCGTGCGCGGGCAATGCGATCGAGGTCGCGTGCGCGATCGACTACCTGACCGGCAAGTCGCGGCCGGCGCGGCTGCATGAGGTGACGATGGCGCTGTCGGCGCAGTTGCTCGTCACCGGCGGGCTGGCGGGAGACGCCGCGCGTGCGCACGCGATGCTGCAGCAGGCGCTGGATTCGGGCGCGGCCGCGGAGCGCTTCGCGAAGATGATCGCGATGCTGGGCGGCCCGGCGGACCTGATCGACGCGCCCGCGCGTCACCTCGCGCGGGCCGCCGTGACCGTGCCGGTGCCGGCGCGCACGAGCGGCGTGGTGCAGCGGGTCGATTGCCGTGCGCTCGGGCTGGTGGTCGTCGCGCTCGGCGGCGGCCGCACCCGCGCGGAAGACGCGATCGATTACGGCGTCGGGCTGTCGGCGCTGGCGGAGCTCGGCCAGCGCGTGGCGGCCGGCGAGCCGCTCGGCTTCGTGCATGCGCGCGACGCGGACGCCGCCGCGCGCGCGGTCGCCGAGGTCCAGCGGATCTACACGGTGGGTGACGCCAGCGAGGCGCCGCCGCCGACGATCCATCAGTGGGTCGACTGA
- the cdd gene encoding cytidine deaminase: MERDKLIEQAKAARERAYAPYSRFKVGAALEARDGTVFHGCNVENASYGLCNCAERTALFAAIAAGYRPGDFARLAVVADTDDPVAPCGACRQVIVEIGAPDIEVILGNLKGDIEVTNAQTLLPGAFRL; encoded by the coding sequence ATGGAACGAGACAAACTGATCGAACAGGCCAAGGCGGCGCGCGAACGCGCGTACGCACCGTATTCGCGCTTCAAGGTCGGCGCGGCGCTGGAAGCGCGCGACGGCACGGTCTTTCACGGCTGCAACGTCGAAAACGCGTCGTACGGGTTGTGCAACTGCGCGGAACGCACGGCGCTCTTTGCCGCGATCGCGGCCGGCTATCGTCCGGGCGATTTCGCGCGGCTGGCGGTCGTGGCCGACACGGATGACCCGGTCGCGCCGTGCGGCGCGTGCCGTCAGGTGATCGTCGAAATCGGCGCGCCCGACATCGAGGTGATCTTGGGCAACCTGAAGGGCGATATCGAGGTGACCAACGCGCAAACGCTGCTGCCGGGCGCGTTTCGTCTGTAG
- a CDS encoding aromatic ring-hydroxylating oxygenase subunit alpha: MRIAPLLDSNPVEPPAGAQTRDLRRVPIHPDHWYPLAWSREVKRGGTLGVRFAGDPIVLVRTASGAVFALEDRCAHRQVPLHAGVVTGESIRCCYHGWTYDCTGRCIDVPYLGRERLPNGVRAYPCREVHGLIFVFPGDAALAGERPLPELPSVADSAYKTRRFGREVKCHYSFMHENLMDMNHQFLHRRQMGQMRARSVGRRRGEDWVEVDYTFARTEGKQPVGEALVFGASRKAGDQTDKSVMTVRTGYPYQTLRILSSEGTLVMDLWIVYVPLDAAQRTNRTFGLLSIRKPGIPFALDLAWPLLVWFTERIFKEDRWIVELEQAAHDAQRADWNHEVFPVINELRDLLRQCGGRAVIPIHNASEGA, from the coding sequence ATGCGTATTGCGCCTTTGCTGGACAGCAATCCTGTCGAACCGCCCGCCGGCGCGCAGACGCGCGACCTGCGGCGCGTGCCGATTCACCCCGATCACTGGTATCCGCTCGCCTGGTCGCGCGAGGTCAAGCGCGGCGGCACGCTCGGCGTGCGCTTTGCCGGCGATCCGATCGTGCTGGTGCGCACCGCGTCCGGCGCGGTCTTCGCGCTCGAGGACCGTTGCGCGCACCGGCAGGTGCCGCTGCACGCGGGCGTCGTGACCGGCGAATCGATCCGCTGCTGCTATCACGGCTGGACCTACGACTGCACCGGGCGCTGCATCGACGTGCCCTACCTCGGCCGCGAGCGCCTGCCGAACGGCGTGCGCGCGTATCCGTGCCGCGAGGTGCACGGCCTGATCTTCGTGTTTCCCGGCGACGCGGCGCTGGCCGGCGAGCGGCCGCTGCCCGAGCTGCCGTCGGTCGCGGACAGCGCGTACAAGACGCGCCGCTTCGGCCGCGAGGTCAAATGCCACTACTCGTTCATGCACGAGAACCTGATGGACATGAACCACCAGTTCCTGCATCGGCGGCAGATGGGGCAGATGCGCGCGCGTTCCGTGGGCCGCCGCCGCGGCGAGGACTGGGTCGAGGTCGACTATACGTTCGCGCGGACGGAGGGCAAGCAGCCCGTCGGCGAGGCGCTCGTGTTCGGCGCCAGCAGGAAGGCCGGCGACCAGACCGACAAGAGCGTGATGACGGTCCGCACCGGCTATCCGTACCAGACGCTGCGGATCCTCTCGAGCGAAGGCACGCTGGTGATGGACCTGTGGATCGTCTACGTGCCGCTCGACGCGGCGCAGCGCACCAACCGCACGTTCGGCCTGCTGTCGATCCGCAAGCCCGGCATCCCGTTCGCGCTGGACCTCGCGTGGCCGCTGCTCGTGTGGTTCACCGAACGCATCTTCAAGGAAGACCGCTGGATCGTCGAGCTCGAGCAGGCGGCGCACGACGCGCAGCGCGCCGACTGGAACCACGAGGTGTTTCCGGTCATCAACGAATTGCGCGACCTGCTGCGCCAGTGCGGCGGCCGCGCGGTGATCCCGATCCACAACGCGAGCGAAGGCGCCTGA
- the msrA gene encoding peptide-methionine (S)-S-oxide reductase MsrA, giving the protein MNTTSSRHSPPRRGAVVRHRLAVLAVAAAAAFGYQGIVNSAEPVAAMPAPALDETPAASHNETAVFAGGCFWGVQGVFEHVKGVKQVTAGYAGGMAATAHYTLVGTGLTGHAESVSIVYDPAQITYGRLLQIFFSVVHDPTELNRQGPDDGTQYRSAIFPTNAQQRAVANAYIAQLGNAHVFPAPIVTRVEPFNGFYPAETYHQNYLELHPDAPYIAINDLPKVAGLKQLFPSIYRSDAVLWRQTRL; this is encoded by the coding sequence GTGAACACGACATCATCGCGCCACTCGCCCCCGCGACGCGGGGCCGTCGTCCGGCATCGCCTCGCCGTTCTCGCAGTCGCCGCCGCGGCCGCGTTCGGCTATCAAGGCATCGTCAACTCCGCCGAACCGGTCGCCGCCATGCCGGCGCCTGCGCTCGACGAAACGCCCGCTGCATCGCACAACGAGACGGCCGTCTTCGCCGGCGGCTGCTTCTGGGGCGTGCAGGGCGTGTTCGAACACGTGAAGGGCGTGAAGCAGGTCACGGCCGGCTACGCGGGCGGCATGGCGGCCACCGCGCACTACACGCTCGTCGGCACCGGGCTGACCGGTCATGCGGAATCGGTCAGCATAGTCTACGATCCCGCGCAGATCACCTATGGGCGGCTGCTGCAGATCTTCTTCTCGGTCGTGCACGACCCGACCGAGCTCAACCGCCAGGGCCCCGACGACGGCACGCAGTACCGGTCGGCGATCTTCCCGACCAACGCGCAGCAACGCGCGGTCGCGAACGCGTACATCGCGCAGCTCGGCAACGCGCACGTGTTCCCCGCGCCGATCGTCACGCGCGTCGAGCCGTTCAACGGGTTCTATCCCGCCGAGACCTATCACCAGAACTATCTGGAGCTGCACCCGGACGCGCCGTACATCGCGATCAACGACCTGCCGAAAGTCGCCGGGCTGAAGCAGCTGTTCCCGTCGATCTACCGGTCCGACGCGGTGCTGTGGCGGCAGACGCGACTCTGA
- a CDS encoding cytochrome c biogenesis protein DipZ: MLLIVLAYLGGVLTILSPCILPVLPFVFARADQPFTRTGLPLLVGMALTFAIVATLAAVGGGWAAQANQAGRWAALALLAVFGLTLLLPRLAEHLTRPLVAAGNRLTGLAQRDGRPAGPGSSFLLGIATGLLWAPCAGPILGLVLTGAALHGANVGTTLLLVAYAAGAATSLSVALVIGGKVFVAMKRSLGAGEWIKRGIGAALLAGVGAIALGLDTGALAQLSTVTTGGLETKLVDRLTGRGRGSAAQPPPAATGAAGGATTGVMAAAGTPTQPDGAMMRAADASPQPATQAMRAAAAAPAALPVEGTLPSLDGAVQWLNSPPLTTASLRGKVVLVDFWTYSCINCLRTLPYLNAWARKYAPYGLVVIGVHAPEFAFERDIGNVRKAVHDLGIRYPVAIDNNYAIWRAFGNEYWPAHYFVDAQGRIRRHHFGEGEYAESERAIQALLAEAGHPDALKVPVGLAGAPAQGAQAAADNADVRSPETYVGYARADDFASPGGVVRDAAHRYDAPARPGLNDWGLAGTWKVGAEDAALAAPAGRIVYRFHARDLHLVLGPDANGRPVRFRVTLDGAAPGDAHGADVDAHGYGTVTGQRLYQLVRQSGPIADRTFSIEFLDPGVRAYSFTFG; the protein is encoded by the coding sequence ATGCTGCTCATCGTCCTCGCCTATCTCGGCGGCGTGCTCACGATCCTGAGCCCGTGCATCCTGCCCGTGCTGCCGTTCGTGTTCGCGCGCGCCGACCAGCCGTTCACGCGCACCGGCCTGCCGCTCCTCGTCGGCATGGCGCTCACGTTCGCCATCGTCGCGACGCTGGCCGCCGTCGGCGGCGGCTGGGCCGCGCAGGCCAACCAGGCCGGCCGCTGGGCCGCCCTCGCGCTGCTCGCGGTGTTCGGCCTGACGCTGCTGCTGCCGCGGCTCGCGGAACACCTGACCCGCCCGCTCGTCGCCGCCGGCAACCGGCTCACCGGGCTCGCGCAGCGCGACGGCCGCCCGGCCGGCCCCGGCTCGTCGTTCCTGCTCGGCATCGCGACCGGCCTGTTGTGGGCCCCGTGCGCCGGGCCGATCCTCGGGCTCGTGCTGACCGGCGCCGCGCTGCACGGCGCGAACGTCGGCACGACGCTGCTGCTGGTCGCGTATGCGGCCGGCGCGGCGACGTCGCTCAGCGTCGCGCTCGTGATCGGCGGCAAGGTGTTCGTCGCGATGAAGCGCTCGCTCGGCGCGGGCGAATGGATCAAGCGCGGGATCGGCGCCGCGCTGCTGGCCGGGGTCGGCGCGATCGCGCTCGGCCTCGATACCGGCGCGCTCGCGCAGTTGTCGACGGTCACCACGGGCGGGCTCGAGACGAAGCTCGTCGACCGCCTCACCGGACGTGGACGCGGCTCGGCCGCGCAACCGCCGCCAGCCGCGACGGGCGCCGCAGGCGGCGCGACGACTGGCGTCATGGCCGCCGCAGGCACGCCCACGCAGCCGGACGGCGCGATGATGCGGGCCGCGGACGCGTCACCGCAACCAGCCACGCAGGCGATGCGCGCCGCCGCCGCCGCACCGGCCGCGCTGCCGGTCGAAGGCACGCTGCCGTCGCTCGACGGCGCGGTGCAGTGGCTGAACTCGCCGCCGCTCACGACCGCCAGCCTGCGCGGTAAGGTCGTGCTCGTCGACTTCTGGACCTATTCGTGCATCAACTGCCTGCGCACGCTGCCGTACCTCAATGCGTGGGCACGCAAGTACGCGCCGTACGGGCTCGTCGTGATCGGCGTGCACGCGCCGGAATTCGCGTTCGAGCGCGACATCGGCAACGTCCGCAAGGCCGTCCACGATCTCGGCATCCGCTATCCGGTCGCGATCGACAACAACTATGCAATCTGGCGCGCGTTCGGCAACGAATACTGGCCGGCGCACTACTTCGTCGACGCGCAGGGCCGGATCCGCCGCCACCACTTCGGCGAAGGCGAATACGCGGAATCGGAGCGCGCGATCCAGGCGCTGCTCGCCGAAGCGGGGCATCCCGACGCGCTGAAGGTGCCGGTCGGGCTTGCGGGCGCGCCCGCGCAAGGCGCGCAGGCCGCCGCCGACAACGCGGACGTCCGGTCGCCCGAAACCTACGTCGGCTATGCGCGCGCAGACGATTTCGCGTCGCCCGGCGGCGTGGTGCGCGACGCCGCGCATCGCTACGACGCGCCGGCCCGGCCCGGCCTGAACGACTGGGGCCTCGCCGGCACGTGGAAGGTGGGCGCGGAGGACGCGGCGCTCGCGGCGCCGGCCGGCCGGATCGTCTACCGCTTTCATGCGCGCGACCTGCACCTCGTGCTCGGGCCCGACGCGAACGGCCGGCCGGTGCGCTTCCGGGTCACGCTCGACGGCGCGGCGCCCGGCGACGCGCACGGCGCGGACGTGGACGCGCACGGCTACGGCACCGTGACCGGACAGCGGCTGTATCAGCTCGTCCGCCAGTCCGGCCCGATCGCGGATCGCACGTTCTCGATCGAGTTTCTCGACCCGGGCGTGCGCGCGTATTCGTTCACGTTCGGCTGA
- the msrB gene encoding peptide-methionine (R)-S-oxide reductase MsrB — protein sequence MHTRRRFLFAGATGLAALAALTSAGRRTLLRSAVAAPAGGFEVTRSDAEWHRLLTPAQYDILREAGTEPPYSSPLNDEHRRGTFACAGCQLPLFSSTTKFDSHTGWPSFWAPLDHAVITKTDLSFGMIRTEVLCRRCGGHLGHVFDDGPKPTGLRYCMNGLALAFHPASA from the coding sequence ATGCACACCCGCAGACGCTTTCTGTTCGCCGGCGCCACCGGTCTCGCGGCGCTCGCCGCGCTGACCTCCGCGGGCCGCCGCACACTGTTGCGCAGCGCCGTCGCCGCCCCGGCCGGCGGCTTCGAAGTCACCCGCAGCGACGCCGAATGGCATCGGCTGCTGACGCCCGCCCAGTACGACATCCTGCGCGAAGCCGGCACCGAGCCGCCGTACAGCAGCCCGCTGAACGACGAGCACCGGCGCGGCACGTTCGCGTGCGCGGGCTGCCAGCTCCCGCTGTTCTCGTCGACGACGAAGTTCGACAGCCATACCGGCTGGCCGAGCTTCTGGGCGCCGCTCGATCACGCGGTCATCACGAAAACCGACCTGTCGTTCGGAATGATCCGCACCGAAGTGCTGTGCCGCCGCTGCGGCGGCCACCTCGGCCACGTGTTCGACGACGGGCCGAAGCCGACCGGGCTGCGCTACTGCATGAACGGCCTCGCACTCGCGTTCCACCCGGCTTCGGCCTGA
- a CDS encoding c-type cytochrome: MKKMLLLPLSLLPIVIAIGSFPSLARAEDGERLAQQLCATCHGAHGHSESPMFPRLSAQTPEYLTMQLKGFREHTRGETHARAYMWGIASRLDDVTIASLADYYSHQEPVHGKAGDATLMARGKDIFEHGAPDRGTPACASCHGPQGQGAGIFPRLAGQHQNYLLRQIEFFKNGTRANAPVMTAVAHTLDSDDAKAVATWLESQ; this comes from the coding sequence ATGAAAAAGATGCTTCTCTTGCCGTTGTCACTGCTACCGATCGTCATCGCGATCGGCAGCTTCCCGTCGCTTGCTCGCGCTGAGGACGGAGAGCGTCTCGCCCAGCAGCTCTGTGCCACTTGCCACGGTGCTCACGGACACAGCGAATCACCCATGTTCCCGCGCTTGAGCGCTCAGACACCGGAATATCTCACCATGCAGCTCAAGGGCTTCCGCGAGCACACGCGAGGCGAGACGCATGCGCGCGCGTATATGTGGGGTATCGCGTCGCGACTCGACGATGTGACGATCGCATCGCTTGCCGACTATTACTCGCATCAGGAACCGGTGCATGGCAAGGCAGGCGACGCCACGCTGATGGCGAGAGGGAAGGATATTTTCGAGCATGGCGCCCCGGACCGGGGAACCCCGGCATGCGCGTCGTGCCACGGCCCGCAAGGCCAGGGTGCCGGCATATTTCCACGGCTTGCAGGACAACACCAAAACTACTTGCTTCGGCAGATCGAGTTCTTCAAGAACGGGACGCGCGCCAATGCCCCCGTCATGACGGCCGTTGCTCACACACTGGATTCCGACGACGCCAAAGCGGTCGCCACATGGCTCGAATCGCAGTAG
- the pdxR gene encoding MocR-like pyridoxine biosynthesis transcription factor PdxR, with the protein MSAQTPTLTIEIDRQHQLPIYLQICERFRTAIAAGHLRPGDRVPALRGLATQLNTARGTVEQAYTILVDEGYLQMRGAAGTFVSPSLPKSLTRSVPARPDEHARQVENDDLLRAPGMSRDSPSPQRPQPIAVAMSGEPRPLQPGVPALDAFPRKVWHRLVSLRARSGERALLGYPHPAGYRPLREHIATYLALSRGVTCVPEQVFITSGYRATLELVLRSLARPNDRVWFEDPGYLLARSFLSETGVQLVPVPVDADGIDVERGMQLDAQARFALVTPSHQSPLGHTLSLSRRIALLDWAEKTSGWIVEDDYDSEFRYLGRPLPALKSLDRRDHVIYCSTFSKAMYPGLRLAYAVVPERAVERVERVACSMNAGSPTLLQAALADFIEQGHFARHLKRMRTLYGERRTLIVHALRQAFGERLIVELPPGGIQFAVRFAEGPDGPVDDVAVAARARDAGLAVLPLSIWYTNSHTRQTPRGLIIGFANIADAAEAHRHAQTLRACLDR; encoded by the coding sequence ATGTCTGCGCAAACGCCCACACTGACCATCGAAATCGATCGACAACATCAGTTGCCGATCTATCTGCAGATTTGCGAGCGGTTCAGGACCGCGATCGCCGCGGGCCATCTGCGTCCCGGCGATCGCGTGCCCGCGCTGCGCGGTCTGGCGACGCAACTGAACACGGCGCGCGGCACCGTCGAGCAGGCTTACACGATCCTGGTCGACGAGGGATATCTGCAAATGCGCGGCGCGGCGGGCACGTTCGTATCGCCGTCCCTGCCGAAATCGCTGACGCGGTCGGTGCCCGCGCGACCCGACGAACACGCACGGCAAGTCGAAAACGACGACTTGCTCCGAGCGCCGGGCATGTCGCGCGACAGTCCGTCTCCGCAGCGCCCGCAGCCAATCGCCGTCGCGATGAGCGGCGAGCCGCGCCCGTTGCAACCCGGGGTCCCGGCGCTTGACGCATTTCCGCGCAAGGTGTGGCATCGGCTCGTGTCGCTGCGCGCGCGCAGCGGCGAACGCGCGCTGCTCGGCTACCCGCATCCGGCAGGTTATCGGCCGCTACGCGAACACATCGCCACCTATCTGGCGCTGTCGCGCGGCGTCACCTGCGTGCCGGAACAGGTGTTCATCACCAGCGGCTACCGCGCAACGCTGGAACTCGTGCTGCGCAGCCTCGCGCGTCCGAACGACCGTGTATGGTTCGAGGATCCCGGCTATCTGCTCGCGCGCAGCTTTCTTTCCGAGACAGGCGTGCAACTCGTCCCGGTGCCGGTGGACGCCGATGGAATCGACGTCGAGCGCGGCATGCAACTGGACGCGCAGGCACGCTTCGCGCTGGTGACGCCGTCGCATCAGAGCCCGCTCGGGCACACGCTGTCGCTTTCCCGACGCATTGCACTGCTGGATTGGGCCGAAAAAACGTCGGGCTGGATCGTCGAGGACGACTACGACAGCGAGTTTCGCTATCTCGGCCGCCCGCTGCCGGCGCTGAAGAGCCTCGACCGGCGGGATCACGTGATCTATTGCAGTACCTTCAGCAAGGCGATGTACCCCGGTTTGCGGCTTGCGTACGCTGTCGTGCCGGAACGCGCGGTGGAGCGCGTCGAGCGCGTGGCATGCAGCATGAATGCCGGTTCGCCGACGCTCTTGCAGGCGGCGTTGGCGGATTTCATCGAACAGGGGCACTTTGCCCGGCATCTGAAGCGCATGCGTACGCTGTACGGCGAGCGACGCACGCTGATCGTGCATGCATTGCGGCAGGCGTTCGGCGAGCGGCTGATCGTCGAATTGCCGCCCGGCGGCATCCAGTTCGCGGTGCGGTTCGCCGAGGGGCCCGACGGGCCGGTCGACGATGTCGCCGTTGCCGCGCGTGCCCGCGACGCGGGACTCGCGGTCTTGCCGCTGTCGATCTGGTACACGAACAGTCACACACGGCAAACGCCGCGCGGCCTCATCATCGGATTCGCGAACATCGCCGATGCGGCCGAAGCGCACCGTCACGCGCAAACGCTGCGCGCGTGCCTGGACCGCTGA